In Chitinivibrionales bacterium, one genomic interval encodes:
- a CDS encoding DUF4982 domain-containing protein → MSVKSCLSTIVMIFILAATCFAETYTPEPSNRVTINLGETPWKFTKGDVANAQSPTFNDATWKDVGIPHCWNDTDTFINQGSGGGDGSMLGGTCWYRKHFTLDNQYSGRKIFIEVEGAHVGAAAYINGTFIPGNSALNPNATHVVGFIGFVVDITSSVQFGGADNVFAVRVGKSGGFYTDPGFSEVFRFGQEDGGLFRPVWMHITDKVHVPQNVYSVLNQWGTYVVTKSVAGDGSSATVEIQTNVLNESAASQNVTLTTKVVDIRNGNNVVLSLDATQSIAAGQSYVFDQTGDVANPTLWYPNNSTFGTPYLYKVYHIVKVGSATLDLFADPLGIRVITWDKNFPYINGHKHLLDGGASRYDYPALGSAVPNEQEFRDAKLMAQCGGSLWRPGHSSCSKGFVAACDNYGIMLVQPSGDGENGFANTVLTDNKYILKSELHRDMIVRDRNNPSILAWEADNGVTATVVAQALKAISVQWDPINTRAQADRTPNPANGDILSCTLSGCEIGVKNQYPNNPAWCAEAWNRSSARFAYDFEIAFAAQYFQNWRASVAANCFGVCQWYMADTPGEQADYLEGVTAANVRSTGTSMMDFNRFPKMLYKIYQAAWVPYSIRPVVSLAHHWNRSGTVRVNAFSNCPSVRLSLNGTVIGTKTPNPATGSGSNNDLTENTTQLPFQAYWDNVTWAAGTLLAEGLDASGNVVCTDRKVTAGNADHIVLAVDSPIVKQTGEVFQIRANGSDAAFIVAKVVDAQGNLCPTDSHFITWSVSGPGNYRGGANAYVTSGKPVGYHSPLDPELEAEGGLSKVAVRSTFMPGTVNVTAASPGLTSGTASFATVPIGMTPVYRPAASFSAAASLPAFKLENAKGVVRYFIDQPAHVAVDILNASGKVVQRIAGAQQDRGWHLVQLTGASTGSGSVSGIYLIRANVDGNVFVKRVFALR, encoded by the coding sequence ATGTCCGTAAAATCCTGCCTTTCAACTATCGTTATGATATTCATTCTGGCGGCAACGTGTTTCGCCGAAACCTACACGCCCGAGCCGTCCAACCGCGTGACGATCAACCTCGGCGAGACGCCGTGGAAATTCACCAAGGGCGACGTGGCGAACGCCCAGAGCCCGACCTTCAACGACGCCACCTGGAAGGACGTAGGCATTCCACACTGCTGGAACGACACCGACACCTTCATCAACCAGGGCAGCGGCGGCGGCGACGGGTCAATGCTCGGCGGCACGTGCTGGTACCGGAAGCACTTCACCCTTGACAACCAGTACTCCGGCAGGAAGATATTCATCGAGGTCGAGGGAGCGCACGTGGGCGCCGCGGCGTACATCAACGGGACGTTCATTCCCGGCAACAGCGCGCTCAATCCGAACGCCACGCACGTGGTCGGGTTCATCGGGTTCGTCGTGGACATCACCTCGAGCGTACAGTTCGGCGGCGCCGACAACGTTTTCGCCGTCCGCGTCGGCAAGAGCGGCGGCTTCTATACGGACCCCGGCTTCTCCGAGGTGTTCAGGTTCGGCCAGGAGGACGGCGGGCTTTTCCGGCCCGTGTGGATGCACATCACCGACAAGGTGCACGTCCCCCAGAACGTGTACTCGGTGCTCAACCAGTGGGGAACCTACGTGGTGACGAAGTCGGTTGCGGGCGACGGGTCGTCGGCGACGGTGGAGATACAGACGAACGTCCTCAACGAAAGCGCGGCTTCCCAGAACGTGACGCTCACCACGAAGGTGGTTGACATACGCAACGGCAACAACGTGGTGCTCAGCCTCGATGCGACGCAGTCAATCGCCGCGGGCCAGAGCTACGTGTTCGACCAGACCGGCGACGTCGCCAATCCCACCCTCTGGTATCCGAACAACAGCACCTTCGGCACGCCGTATCTGTACAAGGTTTATCACATTGTAAAGGTCGGTTCGGCCACGCTGGACCTGTTCGCAGACCCGCTCGGGATCAGGGTGATAACATGGGACAAGAATTTCCCCTATATCAACGGCCACAAGCACCTGCTCGACGGCGGCGCCTCTCGGTACGATTATCCGGCGCTGGGCTCCGCCGTGCCCAACGAGCAGGAATTCCGCGACGCGAAGCTCATGGCGCAGTGCGGGGGCAGCCTGTGGCGTCCGGGACATTCATCGTGCAGCAAGGGGTTCGTGGCCGCGTGCGACAATTACGGCATCATGCTCGTGCAGCCCAGCGGCGACGGCGAGAACGGGTTCGCAAACACGGTGTTGACCGACAACAAATACATCCTGAAGTCGGAGCTCCACAGGGACATGATCGTCCGCGACAGGAACAATCCATCCATACTCGCCTGGGAGGCGGACAACGGCGTCACGGCAACGGTCGTGGCACAGGCGCTCAAGGCGATCTCGGTGCAGTGGGACCCCATCAACACCCGGGCGCAGGCCGACCGGACCCCCAATCCGGCCAACGGCGACATCCTTTCCTGCACGCTTTCCGGATGCGAGATAGGGGTGAAGAACCAGTACCCCAACAACCCGGCGTGGTGCGCCGAGGCCTGGAACAGGAGCTCGGCGAGGTTCGCCTACGACTTCGAAATCGCGTTCGCGGCGCAGTACTTCCAGAACTGGAGGGCGAGCGTGGCCGCAAACTGCTTCGGTGTCTGTCAATGGTACATGGCCGACACTCCCGGCGAGCAGGCCGATTATCTGGAAGGTGTGACGGCCGCGAACGTGCGGTCGACCGGGACCTCGATGATGGACTTCAACCGCTTCCCCAAGATGCTGTACAAGATTTACCAGGCGGCCTGGGTTCCCTATTCGATCAGGCCGGTGGTGTCGCTTGCGCATCACTGGAACCGTTCGGGAACCGTACGCGTCAACGCCTTCAGCAACTGCCCGAGCGTCAGGCTTTCACTTAACGGAACAGTCATCGGCACCAAGACGCCGAACCCGGCAACGGGCAGCGGCAGCAACAATGACCTCACCGAGAACACCACGCAGCTTCCGTTCCAGGCCTACTGGGACAACGTGACCTGGGCGGCGGGCACGCTTCTGGCCGAAGGCCTTGACGCAAGCGGCAACGTGGTGTGCACCGACCGGAAGGTGACTGCCGGCAACGCCGACCACATCGTGCTCGCGGTTGATTCTCCCATTGTCAAGCAGACCGGCGAGGTGTTCCAGATCAGGGCCAACGGCAGCGACGCGGCGTTCATCGTTGCGAAGGTCGTTGACGCGCAGGGGAACCTGTGCCCCACCGACAGCCATTTCATCACCTGGAGCGTTTCGGGCCCGGGCAATTACCGCGGCGGCGCCAATGCGTACGTCACCTCCGGAAAACCCGTGGGCTACCACTCCCCGCTCGACCCGGAACTCGAGGCCGAGGGCGGCCTGAGCAAGGTGGCGGTCCGCTCCACCTTCATGCCGGGGACCGTGAACGTTACTGCGGCGTCACCAGGATTGACATCCGGCACTGCGTCATTCGCCACCGTCCCCATCGGCATGACGCCGGTGTACCGGCCCGCGGCGTCTTTTTCAGCGGCCGCTTCCCTGCCGGCGTTCAAGCTGGAAAATGCAAAAGGCGTGGTCCGGTATTTCATAGACCAACCGGCGCATGTCGCCGTTGATATCCTCAACGCGAGCGGCAAAGTGGTGCAGCGGATCGCAGGCGCTCAGCAGGACCGGGGCTGGCATTTGGTGCAGTTGACGGGAGCATCAACCGGGAGCGGCTCGGTGAGCGGGATTTATTTGATCCGGGCAAATGTGGACGGGAATGTATTTGTAAAGAGAGTGTTTGCACTGCGATAA
- a CDS encoding nitroreductase family protein has translation MDTFTSLLTRRSIRKYDGRPVPKEIIRKLLSAAMNAPSAGNQQPWRFVVVNERKTLDAVADIHPHGKMLKHAPLAIIVCGELSVEKHKGYWVQDCAAATQNVLLAAHDLGLGAVWLGVYPREERMKNIGDLLNMPDGVLPFCVVSVGWPAETKEPESRYDEKKVHWNGW, from the coding sequence GTGGACACCTTCACCTCCCTCCTCACCCGCCGCAGCATCCGTAAATACGATGGCCGGCCGGTTCCAAAAGAAATAATCCGGAAACTTCTCTCCGCCGCCATGAACGCGCCGTCGGCGGGCAACCAGCAGCCGTGGCGGTTCGTGGTTGTCAATGAGCGAAAAACGCTGGACGCCGTTGCGGACATCCACCCGCACGGCAAAATGCTCAAACACGCGCCGCTCGCAATAATCGTATGCGGAGAATTGTCGGTTGAAAAGCACAAGGGTTACTGGGTGCAGGACTGCGCCGCCGCGACGCAGAACGTGCTCCTCGCCGCGCACGACCTTGGCCTCGGCGCGGTATGGCTGGGCGTTTACCCGCGCGAAGAACGGATGAAAAATATTGGTGATCTCCTGAACATGCCTGATGGTGTGCTTCCTTTCTGCGTGGTTTCTGTGGGGTGGCCTGCGGAAACAAAGGAACCTGAATCACGGTATGATGAGAAAAAGGTGCATTGGAACGGATGGTAA
- a CDS encoding class I SAM-dependent methyltransferase — protein MSFHSIYFCPLCSSSVESYCKDDFRLYLRCPSCSLIFVPPQYHVSPDEEKLRYARHRNTKDNENYVAYLSGIANEILDLTEQPPSVLDFGCGEYQVLSDILNERGARCASYDPLYGISTITPGERYDIVVACEVFEHLRGVKKELDLVAGLMKPDGFLFVRTLLYDGVQDFASWWYAKDVTHVNFFCEMSMEKVGEIMGIKLLSSDKRNTVVFSNGAKAKKKWTWKPNFEGEDS, from the coding sequence ATGTCATTTCATTCCATCTATTTCTGCCCCCTCTGCTCCTCCTCCGTTGAATCCTATTGCAAGGATGATTTCCGGTTGTATCTCCGCTGCCCCTCCTGCAGCCTAATTTTCGTCCCTCCCCAATACCACGTGTCCCCTGACGAGGAAAAACTCCGTTATGCCAGGCACAGGAATACAAAAGACAATGAAAACTACGTTGCCTATTTATCGGGCATTGCAAATGAAATTCTCGATTTGACCGAGCAGCCTCCCTCGGTTCTTGATTTCGGCTGCGGGGAATATCAGGTGCTCTCGGACATTTTAAACGAGCGGGGAGCGCGATGCGCGTCCTACGACCCGCTGTACGGCATATCAACGATAACGCCGGGGGAGCGCTACGACATCGTTGTGGCATGCGAGGTGTTCGAGCACCTGCGCGGCGTTAAAAAGGAATTGGACCTTGTGGCGGGCCTGATGAAACCGGACGGTTTTCTGTTCGTCCGCACGCTGTTGTACGACGGCGTGCAGGACTTCGCCTCATGGTGGTATGCCAAGGACGTCACCCATGTCAATTTTTTCTGCGAAATGTCCATGGAAAAGGTGGGGGAGATTATGGGAATCAAGCTGCTGTCATCGGATAAAAGAAATACGGTGGTTTTTTCAAACGGTGCGAAGGCGAAGAAAAAATGGACGTGGAAACCAAACTTTGAAGGCGAAGATTCTTAA
- a CDS encoding CAP domain-containing protein: MNSILRLIFLHLAIIASFSLPFILVRCSTPSTHYTPATPTDTADPYAAVRQQCVDKINSLRATIGLGPLTYWSDKDSCSDTEARDDSQSGVAHGAFGRCGESAQNECPGYGSTGSIVGGCLQAMWDEGPGQPYSQHGHYINMTNTAYSKVSVGFYTTPSGSVWTVFNFYQ, encoded by the coding sequence ATGAATAGTATCCTTCGCCTTATTTTCCTCCACCTCGCTATTATCGCGTCATTTTCATTGCCGTTCATCTTAGTCCGCTGTTCCACTCCGTCAACCCACTACACCCCAGCCACGCCGACGGACACCGCCGACCCCTACGCCGCGGTCCGCCAGCAGTGCGTTGACAAAATAAATTCCCTGCGCGCCACCATCGGCCTCGGGCCGCTTACCTACTGGTCCGACAAGGACTCCTGCTCCGACACCGAGGCGCGGGACGACAGCCAGAGCGGCGTCGCGCACGGCGCCTTTGGACGGTGCGGCGAAAGCGCGCAGAACGAATGCCCCGGCTATGGTTCCACCGGGTCGATCGTCGGCGGATGTCTGCAGGCAATGTGGGACGAGGGGCCGGGCCAGCCGTATTCCCAGCACGGACATTACATCAACATGACCAACACGGCATACTCAAAAGTTTCGGTGGGATTTTACACGACGCCGTCGGGCAGCGTATGGACCGTGTTTAATTTCTACCAATAG
- a CDS encoding SRPBCC domain-containing protein — MKKSFTVSAVFPVSPAALFKAWLSSREHSAFTGSLARISAKVNGTFSAWDGYISGRTIKLAKDRKIVQRWRTTEFAGDDPDSLVEITLKKAKNGTKLTLGHSGIPEGQSSDYRQGWQDFYFKPMREYFSK; from the coding sequence ATGAAAAAATCCTTCACGGTGAGCGCGGTCTTTCCCGTTTCCCCTGCCGCTTTGTTCAAGGCGTGGCTCTCATCCAGGGAACATTCCGCATTCACCGGCTCTCTCGCAAGGATTTCCGCCAAAGTCAACGGCACATTTTCGGCATGGGACGGCTATATAAGCGGCAGGACCATCAAGCTGGCAAAGGACAGGAAAATCGTGCAGCGCTGGCGGACAACGGAATTCGCCGGTGATGACCCTGATTCGCTGGTCGAAATCACCCTTAAAAAAGCGAAAAACGGCACGAAGCTGACGCTCGGCCACAGCGGGATTCCCGAAGGTCAATCCTCCGATTACCGGCAGGGATGGCAGGATTTTTATTTCAAGCCGATGAGGGAATATTTTTCCAAATGA
- a CDS encoding PEGA domain-containing protein, with protein MDSLKILFSIACITALSIVGLSGCFSSARQQSGDKSVTYYIPDSSADNEIYFNNVAKHFQEIGKPREKSEAMQLTAAVFIASLPPVAEVYENSEYVGKTNVSLLYFKPGTHTLVFKYGSDEWKDEVTLASGRNRSIFTQKNKR; from the coding sequence TTGGATTCCCTTAAAATCCTGTTCAGCATTGCGTGTATCACGGCACTAAGCATCGTCGGCCTTTCCGGGTGTTTTTCGTCTGCGCGGCAGCAATCGGGCGACAAATCCGTCACCTATTACATCCCGGATTCATCGGCGGACAATGAAATCTATTTCAACAATGTTGCCAAACATTTTCAGGAAATAGGAAAGCCGAGGGAAAAGAGTGAAGCCATGCAATTGACGGCCGCTGTTTTCATCGCGAGCCTGCCTCCGGTTGCCGAGGTGTACGAAAACAGCGAGTACGTGGGGAAAACGAACGTCAGCCTGCTGTATTTCAAGCCGGGAACCCACACGCTCGTTTTCAAATATGGGAGCGACGAATGGAAAGATGAGGTAACCCTCGCCAGCGGACGCAACAGATCGATTTTCACACAGAAAAACAAGAGGTAA
- a CDS encoding sigma-70 family RNA polymerase sigma factor, translating to MNRAAGEQPGLHPAQDEEDLRLVENVRQGDRISFDRLVLKYRDRIVMLCVRTLGDFQEGEDAAQETFVKAYRSIGGFRGRASFSTWLYRIAVNTCRNQGQSWWNRAWRTALHLDKPAVDGEGNEMQTELAGDDPPASAELDRKRTGEAIRAAIKKLPLIHRQLIVLRDIEGKSYEEIEGITGVPAGTVKSRLARARAALQNDLKGLLA from the coding sequence ATGAACAGAGCAGCAGGTGAACAGCCGGGCTTGCATCCCGCGCAGGACGAAGAGGACCTCAGGCTGGTCGAGAACGTCCGGCAGGGGGACAGGATCTCCTTTGACCGGCTCGTGCTCAAGTACCGCGACCGGATCGTGATGCTCTGTGTGCGGACGCTCGGCGATTTTCAGGAAGGGGAGGACGCGGCGCAGGAGACGTTTGTCAAGGCCTACCGGAGCATCGGCGGGTTCAGGGGAAGGGCGAGCTTCTCGACCTGGCTCTACCGGATCGCGGTGAACACCTGCCGCAACCAGGGCCAGTCGTGGTGGAACCGGGCGTGGCGCACCGCGCTGCATCTTGACAAACCGGCTGTTGACGGGGAGGGAAATGAGATGCAGACCGAGCTGGCCGGCGACGACCCGCCCGCCTCGGCGGAACTGGACCGGAAGAGAACGGGCGAGGCGATCCGGGCGGCGATAAAAAAGCTCCCTCTCATCCACCGCCAGCTCATCGTGCTGCGCGACATCGAGGGGAAGAGCTATGAGGAAATCGAGGGCATCACGGGTGTTCCGGCCGGAACGGTGAAGTCGCGCCTTGCGCGGGCGCGCGCCGCGCTGCAGAACGATCTGAAGGGGCTTTTGGCATGA
- a CDS encoding nucleotidyl transferase AbiEii/AbiGii toxin family protein: MSIASPALFTKEHIESHAFAAPLALAEQAVHCLELVAELAWANLSFQFKGGNSLLVILQDPRRFSIDVDIATDEPVSRIEEVLDKITAECGVFSKWTKRQHKTKPWIALSSYYLFYKSHYVKEDEAFVMLDAQLTRSPYATKDMPVACGALFTSVIRAEMPLPSSLIGDKLLTLGPGTLGIPVGKGKEAQRLKHVFDVSLLLGAGPQLSGIRESFFACVKHENRLQQKTITAEQLLEDTLMFCRSIVEYHGAHEAQKNMPPVCAENVKGLPEFAAHLFTKGYSWEDLRRDAARVGLCIAAVCNNGVDDAAFAEALKKCGDDAKKCWQAAAAWAAKE, encoded by the coding sequence ATGTCCATAGCCTCGCCGGCTTTGTTCACAAAAGAGCATATTGAATCCCACGCGTTTGCGGCGCCGCTCGCGCTTGCCGAGCAGGCCGTCCACTGCCTCGAGCTCGTGGCCGAGCTTGCATGGGCAAACCTGTCGTTCCAGTTCAAGGGCGGCAACTCGCTGCTGGTCATCCTGCAGGATCCCCGGCGTTTTTCCATCGACGTTGACATCGCGACCGACGAGCCCGTGAGCCGCATCGAGGAGGTGCTCGACAAGATCACTGCCGAGTGCGGGGTGTTCTCCAAATGGACCAAGCGCCAGCACAAGACCAAGCCGTGGATCGCGCTGTCGAGCTACTATCTTTTTTACAAGTCGCATTACGTAAAGGAAGACGAGGCCTTTGTGATGCTCGACGCCCAGCTCACGCGCAGCCCGTATGCCACCAAGGACATGCCGGTTGCCTGCGGCGCGCTTTTCACCTCCGTGATACGGGCAGAGATGCCGCTCCCGTCAAGCCTTATCGGCGACAAGCTGCTCACGCTCGGGCCCGGCACCCTGGGGATTCCGGTGGGAAAAGGCAAGGAGGCGCAGCGGCTCAAGCACGTGTTCGATGTAAGCCTCCTGCTCGGGGCAGGGCCGCAGCTGTCAGGGATTCGGGAGAGTTTTTTCGCGTGCGTGAAGCATGAGAACAGGCTTCAGCAGAAGACGATCACCGCCGAACAGCTGCTGGAAGACACGCTGATGTTCTGCCGGTCGATAGTTGAGTACCATGGGGCGCATGAGGCGCAGAAAAACATGCCGCCCGTTTGCGCCGAAAACGTGAAAGGCCTTCCTGAATTCGCGGCACACCTGTTTACGAAAGGCTATTCATGGGAAGATCTCAGGCGTGACGCGGCACGAGTGGGGCTCTGCATCGCGGCGGTGTGCAACAATGGTGTGGATGATGCGGCGTTCGCAGAGGCATTAAAAAAATGCGGCGATGATGCCAAAAAGTGCTGGCAAGCGGCAGCGGCGTGGGCCGCAAAGGAGTAA
- a CDS encoding cupin domain-containing protein, with amino-acid sequence MDIRVVNLEEKARKITELHKYKLVAELNDYQFKMVKAKRDFVWHSHLETDELFFVVDGRMKLALRDAVFPLNKGELIVVPKGVEHKPVCETECTVMLIEPKGTLNTGNAGGSLTDTELEWI; translated from the coding sequence ATGGACATTCGCGTTGTCAATCTCGAAGAAAAAGCCCGCAAGATCACCGAGCTTCACAAATACAAACTTGTTGCCGAGCTCAACGATTACCAATTCAAGATGGTAAAGGCAAAGCGCGATTTTGTCTGGCACAGCCATCTAGAGACCGACGAGCTCTTCTTCGTGGTTGATGGCCGCATGAAGCTCGCGCTGCGCGACGCTGTTTTTCCCCTGAACAAGGGCGAACTGATCGTGGTGCCCAAGGGCGTTGAGCACAAACCGGTTTGCGAAACGGAATGCACCGTTATGCTGATAGAGCCAAAGGGCACGCTCAACACCGGAAACGCGGGCGGCAGTTTGACGGATACGGAATTGGAATGGATATAA
- a CDS encoding NAD-dependent epimerase/dehydratase family protein, with translation MEKVLITGATGLIGSHVAEALCDCGYSCIAFVRAPSRLPEELGGRVETRIGDIRDLDAFTAAARGCSSIVHAAGMAADWGDKADFLNINVRGTLNALEAARTNGCAHVIVTGSISSYGEEDCAFVKDETSPFNPHYRYFLDRLFPCKLNWYRDSKAETTRQAMAFSARHGINCTILEPAWVYGEREFNSGFFSYVKSVQQGLGFLPGSKRNTFHAVYARDCAKAYALALRKKPKGVERIIIGNPRPQPMHELFGLFCAEAGLKPPRLLPKWVAYPPAFALEAACTLFRSKKPPLLSRGRVNMFYDSIGYSTEKARALLGFTCDYTLGQGIRNAVQWYRKKGYL, from the coding sequence ATGGAAAAAGTCCTGATCACCGGTGCTACCGGTCTTATCGGCAGCCATGTCGCCGAAGCGTTGTGCGACTGCGGGTATTCCTGCATCGCGTTCGTCCGCGCGCCTTCGCGGCTGCCCGAGGAACTTGGCGGGCGCGTGGAGACCAGAATTGGGGACATCCGCGACCTTGACGCGTTCACCGCCGCGGCCCGAGGCTGTTCCTCGATCGTCCATGCCGCGGGAATGGCCGCCGACTGGGGCGACAAGGCCGATTTTCTCAACATCAATGTGCGGGGCACCCTCAACGCGCTCGAGGCCGCCCGCACAAACGGCTGCGCCCACGTCATTGTCACTGGATCGATTTCGTCCTACGGCGAGGAGGACTGCGCGTTTGTCAAGGATGAAACATCCCCCTTTAATCCGCATTACCGTTATTTCCTCGACCGGCTGTTCCCCTGTAAATTAAACTGGTACCGTGACTCGAAGGCCGAAACCACACGGCAGGCCATGGCGTTTTCGGCGCGCCACGGCATCAACTGCACGATCCTGGAACCCGCGTGGGTATACGGGGAGCGCGAATTCAATTCGGGCTTTTTCAGTTATGTCAAATCCGTCCAGCAGGGCCTCGGCTTCCTGCCCGGATCAAAACGGAACACCTTTCATGCCGTTTACGCGCGCGACTGCGCGAAAGCGTACGCGCTCGCGCTGCGGAAAAAACCGAAAGGCGTGGAGCGGATCATCATCGGCAATCCCCGGCCCCAGCCCATGCATGAGCTATTCGGGCTTTTCTGCGCCGAGGCCGGGCTCAAACCGCCCCGCCTGCTGCCGAAGTGGGTGGCGTATCCGCCGGCTTTTGCGCTGGAGGCGGCATGCACGCTTTTCCGGAGCAAAAAACCGCCGCTTCTTTCCCGGGGCAGGGTAAACATGTTTTACGATTCGATTGGCTATTCCACGGAAAAGGCCCGCGCGCTTCTCGGCTTTACCTGCGACTACACGCTCGGCCAGGGCATCCGCAACGCCGTGCAATGGTACCGCAAAAAAGGATACTTATAA
- a CDS encoding DUF2914 domain-containing protein: MKRIALLAILGLVFMSFTVFAQTDSTASTDSASSAPKVCKLDSIAFGTGVESRALVGVTNVFEPTSRKVFCWTKISIDRAPVTVKHVWYNGSEKVFELPLRLKYASGRLWSYKTVTPGDWKVDVVNEQGEVIGSGTFTAK; encoded by the coding sequence ATGAAGAGGATTGCACTCCTCGCCATTCTCGGGCTCGTTTTCATGAGCTTTACCGTGTTCGCCCAGACCGATTCTACCGCGTCAACCGATTCGGCCTCCTCCGCGCCCAAGGTTTGCAAGCTCGACAGCATCGCGTTTGGCACCGGCGTCGAATCGCGGGCGCTCGTGGGTGTCACCAACGTGTTCGAACCGACGTCGCGAAAGGTGTTCTGCTGGACCAAAATTTCAATCGACCGGGCGCCGGTCACGGTGAAACACGTGTGGTACAACGGCAGCGAAAAGGTGTTCGAACTGCCCCTGCGGCTCAAGTATGCCTCAGGCCGTCTCTGGAGCTATAAGACCGTGACGCCGGGCGACTGGAAAGTGGATGTCGTCAACGAGCAGGGCGAGGTGATCGGGTCGGGGACGTTTACGGCGAAGTAA
- a CDS encoding radical SAM protein, whose product MKRIQNVTGLGRSVFLLRLELAVFFHFLPSLVTGRISLPRFAAFLKRLLFFLSRLRHNKFARIGNAARIDLYVPGFPSRAFYTACEKFSVFGTKLPCATVLVSVTSACRYACPHCYQRRDKGADMPLPALVGVVRRLQDMGVAFFNVEGGEPFLVYDRLKSVCAAIDARSEVWVNSTGDGMTLDRLKELKGLNLTAIMFSLHTAQPEKLNRFMGSASAWENLERGVSLCHEAGVPVTFNACIPREDFFNGEFEKIMEKAREWNSGLIQLIKPKPAGARMEQGVETILPDDREAIRRKIHRYNHDAAYRSYPSISAQILEEAPEVFGCTAGGTDRFYLNAKGDVQPCEFLNISFGNVTREDFSSIYKRMRACFEKPGQTWLCEAYSAKIREVAGETGVLPLGTEESEKIYINWERGKATELYKVLE is encoded by the coding sequence ATGAAAAGAATACAAAACGTCACCGGCCTTGGCCGTTCGGTTTTTCTGCTGCGGCTCGAGCTCGCGGTATTTTTCCATTTTCTGCCTTCTCTTGTCACCGGCCGCATCTCGTTGCCCCGGTTCGCGGCTTTTTTAAAACGGCTGCTGTTTTTTCTCTCCAGGCTGCGGCACAACAAGTTCGCGCGCATCGGCAATGCCGCGAGAATAGACCTGTATGTGCCGGGATTTCCTTCGCGCGCCTTTTACACGGCATGCGAGAAGTTTTCGGTGTTCGGGACAAAACTGCCCTGCGCCACCGTGCTTGTCTCGGTCACCTCGGCATGCCGGTATGCGTGTCCGCATTGCTACCAGCGCCGCGACAAGGGAGCGGACATGCCTCTCCCGGCGCTGGTGGGCGTCGTGCGGCGGCTCCAGGACATGGGCGTCGCCTTTTTCAACGTCGAGGGCGGCGAGCCGTTTCTTGTGTACGACCGCCTGAAAAGCGTTTGCGCCGCAATTGACGCGCGCTCGGAGGTATGGGTGAATTCCACGGGCGACGGCATGACCCTTGACCGGTTGAAGGAGTTGAAGGGCCTCAACCTGACCGCCATCATGTTTTCCCTGCACACCGCGCAGCCGGAAAAGCTCAACCGGTTCATGGGGTCGGCAAGCGCGTGGGAAAATCTTGAACGCGGGGTATCCCTGTGCCACGAGGCCGGCGTTCCGGTGACGTTCAACGCCTGCATCCCCAGGGAGGACTTTTTTAACGGCGAGTTCGAGAAGATAATGGAGAAGGCAAGGGAGTGGAACTCCGGCCTGATCCAATTGATAAAACCGAAGCCGGCAGGCGCGCGCATGGAACAGGGCGTGGAAACCATCCTGCCGGACGATAGGGAGGCAATCAGGCGGAAAATCCACCGTTACAACCACGACGCCGCGTACCGATCATACCCGTCAATTTCCGCGCAGATTCTCGAGGAGGCGCCGGAGGTGTTCGGCTGCACCGCCGGGGGGACCGACCGGTTTTACCTCAACGCAAAAGGCGACGTGCAGCCGTGCGAGTTCCTTAACATTTCCTTCGGCAACGTCACCCGGGAGGATTTTTCTTCAATTTACAAGCGCATGCGCGCCTGTTTTGAAAAACCCGGCCAAACCTGGCTCTGCGAGGCCTATTCGGCAAAAATTAGGGAAGTGGCCGGTGAAACCGGCGTGCTGCCGCTCGGGACCGAAGAATCGGAAAAAATCTATATAAACTGGGAGAGGGGCAAGGCAACGGAGCTGTATAAGGTCCTGGAATAA